One Deltaproteobacteria bacterium GWA2_45_12 genomic window carries:
- the gltD gene encoding glutamate synthase (glutamate synthase is composed of subunits alpha and beta; beta subunit is a flavin adenine dinucleotide-NADPH dependent oxidoreductase; provides electrons to the alpha subunit, which binds L-glutamine and 2-oxoglutarate and forms L-glutamate): MGKPTGFMEYPREGTPERSIQERVHDYKEIYKEFPEDSIKRQGARCMDCGVPFCHQGCPLGNLIPDWNDLVYRNRWKDAIDRLHATNNFPEFTGRLCPAPCEGACVLGINAPPVTIKYIEFNIIDHAFKSGWVKPQPAKKLTSKKVAVVGSGPAGLACAQQLARVGHEVTVFERDDRIGGLLRYGIPDFKMEKWRIDQRIKQMEAEGVVFKTSVSIGKTMPFKALQKDYHAIALCMGSTQARDLPLPGRELKGIHPAMEYLTQQNRVNAGEKIENQITAHGKNVIILGGGDTGADCLGTAHRQGAKQIHQIELLPQPPKERDFDNPWPQWPLVYRTSPAHDEGGAREYSILTKSFSGENGVIKKINCVHLEWIKPSSPSERPSFKEIPGSEFSLEADLVLLALGFVGPEKKGAIEEAGLVLDARGNIKTDETKMSSVPGIFAAGDARRGQSLIVWAIAEGRECAKSIDKYLMGETELLMGC; the protein is encoded by the coding sequence ATGGGTAAGCCTACCGGTTTTATGGAATACCCTCGTGAAGGCACCCCTGAACGTTCCATTCAGGAAAGGGTTCACGACTACAAGGAAATCTACAAGGAATTCCCGGAAGACTCCATCAAGCGCCAGGGAGCCCGTTGCATGGACTGCGGCGTCCCCTTTTGTCATCAAGGCTGCCCTTTGGGTAATTTGATCCCCGATTGGAATGATCTTGTTTATCGTAACCGCTGGAAAGACGCCATCGACCGTTTGCATGCCACCAATAATTTTCCTGAATTCACCGGCCGCTTGTGCCCGGCCCCATGCGAAGGGGCGTGTGTACTTGGAATTAACGCACCGCCCGTCACTATTAAATATATCGAGTTTAATATTATCGATCATGCTTTTAAAAGTGGATGGGTCAAACCCCAGCCTGCAAAAAAATTAACCAGTAAAAAGGTAGCTGTTGTGGGCTCAGGCCCGGCCGGCCTTGCCTGTGCGCAACAATTGGCCCGCGTGGGTCATGAAGTGACTGTCTTTGAACGCGATGACCGCATTGGGGGTTTACTCCGTTATGGAATCCCCGATTTTAAAATGGAAAAATGGCGTATTGACCAACGCATCAAGCAAATGGAGGCCGAAGGGGTTGTTTTCAAAACAAGTGTTTCCATTGGCAAGACCATGCCGTTTAAAGCTCTTCAAAAAGATTATCATGCCATTGCTCTGTGCATGGGTTCTACCCAGGCGCGTGATCTGCCCCTTCCCGGACGCGAACTTAAAGGCATTCATCCGGCCATGGAATATCTTACCCAGCAAAACCGGGTGAATGCCGGAGAAAAAATTGAAAATCAAATTACCGCCCATGGAAAAAACGTCATCATCCTTGGGGGTGGTGATACAGGAGCTGATTGTCTGGGAACCGCCCACCGTCAAGGGGCCAAACAGATTCATCAAATTGAACTTTTGCCCCAACCTCCCAAAGAACGTGATTTTGACAACCCCTGGCCCCAATGGCCCCTTGTTTACAGAACTTCACCGGCCCACGACGAAGGGGGGGCTCGTGAATATTCCATTTTGACCAAAAGCTTTTCAGGAGAAAATGGTGTCATTAAAAAAATTAATTGCGTCCATCTTGAATGGATAAAGCCGTCCTCCCCTTCTGAACGCCCATCGTTTAAAGAAATCCCCGGAAGTGAATTCTCGCTTGAGGCCGATCTTGTCCTTTTGGCTTTGGGGTTTGTCGGGCCTGAAAAAAAAGGCGCCATCGAAGAAGCAGGCCTAGTTCTTGATGCGCGTGGCAACATTAAAACCGATGAAACAAAAATGTCTTCCGTCCCCGGCATCTTTGCCGCAGGAGACGCCCGGCGCGGCCAGTCCCTCATCGTCTGGGCCATCGCCGAAGGGCGGGAATGTGCGAAGTCGATTGACAAATATTTAATGGGGGAGACGGAATTATTGATGGGGTGTTGA
- a CDS encoding lipoyl synthase, translating to MQPLLKPPWLKKRLDVAALTGMQARLRGLTLHSVCEEARCPNISECFSKGVATVMIMGDTCTRACKFCAVATGRPKPLDPNEPENVAKWAGDAGLKHIVITSVDRDDLPDLGATHFGKTVQTMKEIHPLMIVEVLTPDFQGKGELIDKVCQAEPKIYNHNLETVRRLTPGVRSAARYDRSLQVIKWVKKNYPNQLTKSGLMLGLGETEEEILESMQDLLNHGCDMLTLGQYLQPTLKHLPVKEYIPLEKFEGYHKRGLQMGFKAVFAGPFVRSSYLADELYEQTFSV from the coding sequence ATGCAACCCTTACTCAAACCCCCATGGCTTAAAAAACGCCTGGACGTTGCCGCCCTGACAGGCATGCAGGCCAGGTTGCGTGGCCTCACCCTGCATTCAGTATGCGAAGAAGCGCGTTGCCCCAATATTTCCGAATGCTTTTCCAAGGGTGTGGCCACCGTCATGATCATGGGCGATACCTGCACGCGCGCTTGCAAGTTTTGTGCAGTGGCCACGGGCCGTCCCAAACCCCTTGATCCAAATGAACCGGAAAATGTCGCCAAATGGGCGGGGGATGCGGGTTTGAAACACATTGTGATTACGTCGGTGGATCGGGACGATCTGCCCGACTTGGGGGCCACCCATTTTGGAAAAACCGTTCAAACGATGAAAGAAATCCATCCTTTGATGATTGTGGAAGTGCTTACCCCCGATTTTCAGGGGAAAGGGGAGCTCATCGACAAAGTTTGCCAGGCAGAACCAAAAATTTACAATCACAACCTGGAAACTGTTCGCCGGCTTACGCCCGGGGTTCGTTCTGCGGCCAGGTATGATCGTTCCCTTCAGGTGATAAAATGGGTCAAAAAAAATTATCCAAATCAATTGACCAAGTCGGGTCTCATGCTGGGCTTGGGCGAAACCGAGGAAGAAATTCTGGAATCGATGCAGGATCTTTTAAACCATGGCTGCGACATGCTCACCCTGGGTCAATACCTTCAACCCACCTTGAAACATCTTCCCGTTAAAGAATACATTCCCCTTGAAAAGTTCGAAGGATACCACAAACGCGGTCTTCAAATGGGCTTCAAAGCCGTTTTTGCCGGCCCCTTTGTACGCTCTTCCTATCTGGCCGATGAGCTTTATGAACAAACGTTTTCGGTTTGA
- a CDS encoding lipoyl(octanoyl) transferase: MSSFQSQFLGRISYAEALGLMQEFKAKRQNNEIGDQILFLEHQAVVTMGRKPSEKDLYLKKEELLKKNIDFVKTDRGGKLTYHGPGQLVIYFVFDIQKRGYSIEEWVWNVEEGVRKFLSEKGVECERDEDNPGLWVRAAHEPPLQKICSVGFHVSKGVTTHGVALNLDCDLTPFGYFLPCGVEGRGITSVLKETGKKLFLEEAAKEIEGIYRGLFT, encoded by the coding sequence ATGTCATCTTTTCAATCCCAATTCTTGGGACGAATTTCTTATGCCGAAGCTCTTGGGTTAATGCAAGAATTTAAAGCGAAGCGGCAGAATAACGAAATAGGGGACCAGATTCTCTTTTTGGAACACCAAGCTGTCGTCACCATGGGAAGAAAACCTTCCGAAAAAGATTTATATCTTAAGAAAGAAGAGCTTCTTAAAAAAAATATCGATTTTGTCAAAACAGATCGGGGTGGCAAGCTTACTTACCATGGGCCTGGGCAGTTGGTGATTTATTTTGTTTTTGATATTCAAAAACGGGGATATTCCATTGAAGAGTGGGTTTGGAATGTGGAGGAAGGGGTCAGAAAGTTTTTGAGCGAGAAGGGAGTTGAGTGTGAGCGGGATGAGGATAATCCGGGGTTGTGGGTGAGGGCGGCTCACGAACCGCCCCTACAAAAAATTTGCTCCGTAGGATTTCATGTTTCTAAAGGGGTGACAACCCATGGTGTGGCCCTGAATCTTGATTGTGATCTAACCCCTTTTGGTTATTTTTTACCGTGTGGTGTTGAAGGCAGAGGAATAACCAGTGTTTTAAAAGAGACAGGGAAAAAATTGTTCTTGGAAGAAGCCGCAAAAGAAATTGAAGGTATTTATCGGGGGTTGTTTACGTAG
- a CDS encoding glutamate synthase subunit alpha, with the protein MATSSKPNITEGLYSPAFEHDACGVSFVVHMKGKKSHDIIQKALQALSNLEHRGACGCETNTGDGAGIVIQLPHEFLNREAKNLKISLPSEGHYGVGFVFMPQDSHQQSAGMKLLEKIIKEQKQEILGWRDVPVNPTMLGKTALEAMPHMKQVFVGMGKKGPLLPGEESVAFERRLFIIRKTFESAIKESGLKNSKAFYIPSLSNHTLVYKGMLISNQLGPYFPDLADPHFKSALAIVHSRFSTNTFPNWELAHPFRYICHNGEINTLRGNINWMRAREALFKSPLFGNEIEKVLPVIREGGSDSASFDNALEMLVMGGYSLPHAVMMMIPEAWSGHTTMSQAKKDFYEYHSCLMEPWDGPASIAFTDGKMIGAILDRNGLRPSRYYVTKDDLVIMASEVGVLDIPPENIVLKGRLQPGRMFLVDIQAGRIIDDEELKTKLVSQNPYGTWLQNNLIPLENLPKAKTMPETNHKGITQRQILFGYSQEDVRLLMLPMAQNAEEAIGSMGNDAPLAVLSERPQNLFSYFKQLFAQVTNPPLDAIREELVTSVDTSIGAEGNLLNPGEQSCHQIKLVNPIIDNDELARLKQLEDNEHQGFKSKTIPMLFTASEGVKGLEKSLQNIFKQALQAIHQGANIIILSDRGVSHDLAPIPSLLATAGLHHFLVRKGERTKTGLVLETGEPRESHHFCLLVGYGAGAINPYLAFETFDDLIREKTLEMPHEKAVAHFRKAVKKGLVKVMSKMGISTIQSYRGAQIFEAIGLNKEVIDDYFTHTASRIEGIGLEEIGREVLINHRRAFPERLSQDPMLEPGGSYQWRRDGEAHLLNPDTVAKLQYAAKSNRYDVYKEYAALVNNQAKKLCTLRGLFKFKKSNPIALDQVESVESIVKHFKTGAMSYGSISKEAHETLAIAMNRMGGKSNTGEGGEDPARFKPDANGDLRRSAIKQVASGRFGVTSEYLVNADELQIKIAQGAKPGEGGQLPGKKVWPWIAKVRYSTPGVGLISPPPHHDIYSIEDLAQLIFDLKNSNPRAGVSVKLVSEVGVGTVAAGVAKAHADLVLIAGYDGGTGASPLTSIKHAGTPWELGLAETQQTLVRNNLRDRIRVEVDGQLKTGRDVAIGALLGAEEFGFATAPLVTVGCIMMRVCHLDTCPVGVATQNPELRKKFTGKPEYVVNFFYFVAQELREIMAGLGFRTLNEMIGRSDLLDVDGALEHWKAKGLDFSSIFYKQKIGPEVAIRCVTRQDHGMNKVLDNVLIEKSRAALSNKKKVAFEMPINNTNRTTGTMLGSELTGLHGSNGLPEDTISIKFNGSAGQSFGAFLPSGITLTLEGDANDYVGKGLSGGKIIIYPSKKSPFVPEKNILIGNVVLYGATKGEAYFYGVAGERFCVRNSGAHTVVEGVGDHACEYMTGGRVVVLGPTGRNFAAGMSGGVAYVYDPKKTFKQNCNPDMVDLDPVVDEDDILTLKNLIQNHFDYTQSTSAQKILANFNKEVASFVKVMPRDYKTALIEIRKKMKELGISEREAMYG; encoded by the coding sequence ATGGCGACAAGTTCAAAACCCAATATCACCGAGGGATTGTATTCCCCTGCCTTTGAGCATGATGCTTGCGGGGTGAGCTTTGTCGTCCACATGAAGGGAAAAAAATCCCACGATATCATTCAAAAAGCCCTTCAGGCCTTAAGCAATCTTGAGCATCGTGGGGCTTGTGGTTGCGAAACAAACACAGGCGATGGGGCCGGCATTGTCATTCAACTCCCCCACGAATTCTTAAACCGTGAGGCCAAAAACCTTAAAATCTCTTTGCCCTCGGAAGGCCATTATGGTGTTGGCTTTGTTTTCATGCCCCAAGATTCCCATCAGCAAAGCGCCGGCATGAAGCTTTTGGAAAAAATCATCAAAGAACAAAAACAGGAAATTCTTGGCTGGCGGGATGTCCCCGTAAATCCCACCATGCTTGGGAAAACCGCCCTGGAAGCCATGCCCCACATGAAGCAGGTTTTTGTGGGCATGGGGAAAAAAGGCCCTCTTCTTCCAGGTGAAGAAAGTGTCGCTTTCGAACGACGCCTGTTTATCATTCGCAAGACTTTTGAAAGTGCCATCAAAGAATCAGGGCTGAAAAATTCCAAGGCTTTTTATATTCCTTCCCTTTCAAACCACACCCTTGTTTACAAGGGGATGCTCATTTCAAACCAATTGGGCCCTTATTTTCCTGATCTTGCCGATCCTCATTTTAAATCGGCCTTGGCCATTGTTCATTCGCGTTTCAGCACAAATACATTTCCCAATTGGGAGTTGGCCCACCCTTTTCGCTACATCTGTCACAACGGCGAAATCAACACTTTGCGCGGAAACATAAACTGGATGCGTGCCCGTGAGGCGCTTTTTAAATCGCCCCTTTTTGGAAATGAAATTGAAAAGGTGTTGCCGGTCATCCGGGAAGGCGGTTCCGACTCAGCTAGTTTTGATAATGCCCTCGAGATGTTGGTGATGGGGGGCTATAGCCTGCCCCATGCTGTCATGATGATGATCCCGGAAGCTTGGAGCGGGCATACCACCATGAGTCAGGCCAAAAAAGATTTTTATGAATATCATTCCTGCCTGATGGAACCCTGGGATGGTCCTGCCTCGATTGCCTTTACAGACGGAAAAATGATTGGGGCTATTTTAGATCGTAACGGTCTGCGACCTTCCCGCTATTATGTCACCAAAGATGATTTGGTCATCATGGCTTCCGAAGTGGGGGTTCTTGATATTCCCCCTGAAAATATTGTCCTGAAAGGTCGCTTACAACCAGGGCGCATGTTTCTTGTGGATATCCAAGCCGGCCGCATCATTGACGACGAAGAATTAAAAACAAAGCTTGTTTCCCAAAACCCTTATGGAACATGGCTTCAAAACAATCTGATTCCTCTTGAAAATCTGCCCAAAGCCAAGACCATGCCCGAAACCAACCACAAAGGAATCACCCAACGCCAAATTCTTTTTGGATATTCCCAAGAAGATGTCCGCCTTCTCATGCTGCCCATGGCGCAAAATGCCGAAGAAGCCATTGGTTCCATGGGGAATGACGCTCCCTTGGCCGTTTTGTCCGAACGTCCCCAAAATCTGTTTTCTTATTTTAAGCAACTTTTTGCCCAGGTCACCAACCCACCCCTTGATGCCATCCGTGAAGAATTGGTCACTTCGGTGGACACAAGCATTGGGGCCGAGGGTAATTTGCTCAATCCGGGCGAGCAAAGCTGTCATCAAATAAAACTGGTCAATCCCATCATCGACAACGACGAACTGGCACGCCTCAAACAACTTGAAGACAATGAGCATCAGGGGTTCAAGTCAAAAACCATTCCCATGCTGTTTACGGCCTCTGAAGGAGTCAAAGGGCTGGAAAAAAGTCTTCAGAATATTTTCAAACAGGCCCTGCAAGCCATTCATCAAGGGGCCAACATCATCATTTTGTCCGACCGTGGTGTGAGTCACGACTTGGCTCCCATTCCATCCCTTTTGGCTACAGCCGGATTGCATCATTTTCTTGTGCGTAAGGGCGAGCGAACCAAAACAGGCCTTGTACTGGAAACAGGGGAACCGCGCGAATCCCATCATTTCTGTCTGTTGGTCGGTTACGGGGCCGGAGCGATCAACCCCTATTTGGCGTTTGAAACATTTGATGATCTTATTCGTGAAAAAACATTGGAAATGCCCCACGAGAAAGCGGTGGCCCATTTCCGAAAAGCGGTCAAAAAAGGGTTGGTCAAGGTGATGTCCAAAATGGGCATTTCCACAATTCAAAGTTATCGCGGGGCCCAAATATTTGAAGCCATCGGATTAAACAAGGAAGTCATTGATGACTATTTTACCCACACAGCTTCCCGCATTGAAGGAATCGGGTTGGAAGAAATAGGCCGTGAAGTGCTTATAAACCATCGTCGCGCCTTCCCCGAACGCCTTTCACAGGACCCCATGCTTGAACCGGGGGGAAGCTATCAATGGCGGCGTGACGGGGAAGCCCATTTGTTAAATCCGGATACCGTGGCCAAGCTTCAATATGCCGCCAAGTCCAACCGCTATGACGTGTACAAGGAATATGCCGCCCTGGTTAATAACCAGGCCAAAAAATTATGTACTTTACGCGGGCTTTTTAAATTCAAGAAATCCAATCCCATTGCCTTAGACCAAGTTGAATCGGTTGAAAGTATCGTCAAACATTTCAAAACAGGAGCCATGTCCTATGGTTCCATCAGTAAAGAAGCCCACGAAACATTGGCCATCGCCATGAACCGCATGGGCGGCAAATCAAATACCGGGGAAGGTGGTGAGGACCCTGCTCGCTTTAAACCCGATGCCAATGGTGATCTCCGGCGCAGTGCCATTAAACAGGTGGCTTCTGGACGTTTTGGAGTAACAAGCGAATATCTAGTCAATGCCGATGAGCTGCAGATTAAGATTGCCCAGGGAGCCAAACCCGGCGAAGGCGGTCAGCTTCCGGGTAAAAAAGTATGGCCTTGGATTGCAAAAGTTCGTTATTCAACTCCTGGAGTCGGGCTTATTTCTCCCCCACCCCATCACGATATTTATTCCATTGAGGATTTGGCCCAGCTTATTTTTGATTTAAAAAATTCTAATCCAAGGGCCGGTGTCAGTGTCAAACTGGTTTCCGAAGTGGGCGTGGGCACGGTGGCTGCCGGTGTGGCCAAAGCGCACGCCGACCTTGTTCTTATCGCCGGTTATGACGGAGGAACGGGGGCTTCTCCTTTAACAAGCATTAAACATGCGGGCACACCGTGGGAACTGGGCCTGGCTGAGACCCAGCAAACCCTAGTTCGCAACAATTTGCGTGATCGCATCCGGGTGGAAGTCGATGGCCAATTAAAAACCGGTCGCGATGTGGCCATCGGGGCGCTTCTGGGGGCTGAAGAATTTGGATTTGCAACAGCTCCGCTGGTGACGGTGGGGTGCATTATGATGCGTGTTTGTCACTTGGATACCTGCCCCGTTGGTGTGGCCACCCAAAACCCCGAGCTTCGCAAAAAATTTACAGGAAAACCTGAATACGTGGTGAATTTTTTCTATTTTGTCGCCCAGGAATTGCGCGAAATCATGGCCGGACTTGGGTTTAGAACCTTAAATGAAATGATTGGCAGAAGCGATCTGCTTGATGTTGATGGTGCCCTTGAGCATTGGAAAGCTAAAGGACTCGATTTTTCATCAATTTTCTACAAGCAAAAGATTGGACCTGAAGTTGCTATCCGATGTGTTACCCGGCAAGATCATGGCATGAACAAAGTCTTGGACAATGTTTTAATTGAAAAATCGCGAGCGGCCCTGTCAAACAAGAAGAAAGTGGCTTTTGAAATGCCCATCAACAATACCAACCGTACCACGGGCACTATGTTAGGAAGTGAGTTGACAGGTCTTCATGGAAGTAATGGGTTACCGGAAGATACCATCTCTATTAAGTTTAATGGTTCGGCTGGTCAAAGTTTTGGGGCTTTTCTCCCTTCCGGAATCACTCTTACCTTGGAAGGCGATGCCAATGATTATGTTGGTAAAGGGCTTTCTGGAGGAAAAATCATCATCTACCCATCCAAAAAATCCCCTTTTGTTCCTGAAAAGAACATCCTCATAGGTAATGTAGTCCTTTATGGAGCGACCAAAGGAGAAGCCTATTTTTATGGGGTGGCTGGGGAGCGTTTTTGTGTTCGTAACAGTGGGGCTCATACCGTGGTTGAAGGCGTGGGAGACCATGCCTGTGAATACATGACCGGCGGTCGCGTGGTTGTTTTGGGACCTACCGGCCGCAATTTTGCTGCGGGCATGAGCGGAGGCGTTGCTTATGTTTACGATCCAAAAAAGACATTCAAACAAAACTGCAATCCGGACATGGTGGATTTAGACCCTGTTGTTGATGAGGATGATATTTTAACCCTCAAAAACCTTATTCAAAATCATTTTGATTATACGCAAAGTACTTCTGCTCAGAAAATTTTGGCCAACTTCAATAAAGAAGTGGCTTCATTTGTAAAAGTAATGCCAAGAGATTACAAAACGGCCCTCATTGAAATCAGGAAAAAAATGAAGGAATTGGGAATTTCCGAAAGGGAGGCCATGTATGGGTAA
- a CDS encoding ATP-dependent DNA helicase RecG codes for MSDPLTTHVQYVKGVGPYIASLLDKKGIHTVADLFYHFPAYYLDRRKLDTIRSLQPGKESCVIAEVVGSATRMLGRSRKRIFEIVVQDGTGIALLVFFNFSEKFLKKKYPQGKHIFISGECQMFGAQKQFVHPDIEDWEEGEETGGGILPVYPLTEGLYQKSLRKIIAGALEHYLEGFEESPYSVRAEGDSKVSLKEALLKVHSPPSDANICDLNEMKSVWHQRVIYDELFYLQLGLGIKKVNFKKEEGYQFQKSEKLLSGALSLLPFELTGAQKRVLSEIEIDLLKNEPMNRMLQGDVGCGKTMIAFLSSLIAIENQTQAVLMAPTEVLAQQHFINLKPLAEKLGIRIALLTRTTEGKNDVLDELAQGKIDLAIGTHALIQDNVLFKKLGLIIIDEQHRFGVMQRARLKKKSSVCPHILVMTATPIPRTLAMSVYGDLDVSIIDELPKGRIPIKTYVFNEKMRARAYDLIRRELEKGRQAYFVYPLIEESEKSDLKDAQSMALELSQVFSSYKVGLMHGRMKNDEKDGIMRSFKKNEIQILVSTTVIEVGVDVPNSTVMVVEHAERFGLSQLHQLRGRVGRGAHESYCLLMAHYAQSDETRFRLRVMEETTDGFKIAEEDLQLRGPGDFLGTRQSGLPAFRLAHLVRDSKLLAAARKRAMEIIEDDPDLNHLHHHLIKKILVERWAEKLELAEVS; via the coding sequence ATGTCTGACCCCCTCACAACCCATGTTCAATATGTCAAAGGGGTGGGGCCCTATATCGCTTCGCTTTTGGATAAAAAGGGCATCCATACCGTTGCCGATCTTTTTTATCATTTTCCAGCCTATTACCTTGATCGTCGTAAACTAGACACCATCCGTAGTTTGCAGCCCGGCAAGGAATCTTGTGTTATTGCCGAAGTTGTGGGCAGTGCCACACGCATGTTGGGGCGAAGTCGTAAACGTATTTTTGAAATTGTCGTGCAAGACGGCACAGGAATCGCCCTTCTTGTTTTTTTTAATTTCAGCGAAAAATTCTTAAAGAAAAAATATCCCCAAGGGAAACATATTTTTATTTCCGGCGAATGCCAGATGTTTGGGGCCCAAAAACAATTCGTGCATCCGGATATCGAAGATTGGGAAGAAGGAGAAGAGACAGGAGGCGGAATATTGCCGGTGTATCCATTAACAGAGGGGCTTTATCAAAAATCCCTGCGCAAAATCATTGCCGGGGCTCTTGAGCATTATTTGGAAGGTTTTGAAGAATCCCCTTATTCTGTGCGGGCTGAGGGTGATTCCAAAGTGAGTTTAAAAGAGGCTCTTCTTAAGGTGCACAGCCCTCCATCCGATGCCAATATTTGCGATCTCAATGAGATGAAGTCGGTTTGGCATCAACGAGTCATTTATGACGAATTGTTTTATCTGCAATTGGGTTTGGGCATCAAAAAAGTCAATTTCAAAAAAGAGGAAGGATATCAATTTCAGAAATCCGAAAAATTATTATCCGGCGCCTTAAGCCTTCTCCCCTTTGAATTAACGGGGGCCCAAAAACGTGTGTTGTCGGAAATAGAAATTGATTTGCTCAAAAATGAGCCCATGAATCGTATGCTTCAAGGGGATGTGGGGTGCGGTAAAACGATGATTGCTTTTCTTTCTTCCCTGATAGCCATTGAAAACCAAACGCAGGCCGTCCTGATGGCTCCCACCGAGGTTTTGGCCCAGCAACATTTTATCAATTTAAAACCACTGGCTGAAAAATTGGGGATCCGTATTGCGCTTCTTACACGCACAACCGAAGGAAAAAATGATGTCTTAGATGAGTTGGCTCAAGGGAAAATAGATCTTGCCATCGGGACTCATGCCCTTATCCAGGATAATGTCTTGTTTAAAAAATTGGGGCTCATCATCATTGATGAACAGCACCGCTTTGGAGTGATGCAAAGGGCACGGCTTAAGAAAAAATCATCGGTGTGTCCGCATATTTTGGTGATGACGGCAACGCCCATCCCGCGCACTTTGGCAATGAGTGTGTATGGCGACTTGGATGTTTCCATTATTGATGAACTTCCCAAGGGGCGCATCCCCATCAAAACATATGTGTTCAACGAAAAAATGAGGGCAAGGGCCTATGATCTCATCCGGCGTGAGCTGGAAAAGGGAAGGCAGGCTTATTTTGTTTATCCCTTGATTGAAGAAAGTGAAAAGAGTGATTTAAAAGATGCCCAATCGATGGCTTTGGAATTAAGCCAGGTGTTTTCATCTTATAAAGTGGGATTGATGCACGGACGCATGAAGAATGATGAAAAGGATGGGATCATGCGTTCTTTCAAAAAAAATGAAATCCAGATTCTAGTTTCAACCACGGTCATTGAAGTGGGTGTGGATGTGCCCAACTCAACGGTTATGGTGGTGGAGCATGCAGAACGTTTTGGGCTTTCGCAATTGCATCAATTAAGGGGAAGGGTGGGAAGAGGGGCGCATGAATCTTATTGCTTGCTCATGGCCCATTATGCGCAGTCCGATGAAACCCGGTTTCGATTACGTGTGATGGAAGAAACAACCGATGGTTTTAAAATTGCTGAAGAAGACCTTCAATTGCGCGGCCCGGGAGATTTTTTGGGGACACGCCAATCGGGGCTGCCCGCTTTTCGCTTGGCCCATTTGGTGCGCGATTCAAAACTTCTGGCTGCGGCGCGTAAGCGCGCCATGGAAATTATTGAGGATGATCCGGACTTAAATCATCTCCATCACCATCTGATCAAAAAAATTCTAGTTGAAAGATGGGCTGAAAAATTGGAATTGGCAGAGGTGTCTTAG